CCCACGTCGACGTAGTAGGCCACCTTCTCCAAGGCGCGCCCGTTGATCAGCGGTCCCACGTCGGTCTGCGGGTCGAGCCCGTTGCCGAGGCGCAGCTTGGCCGCCCGGGCGGCCAGCCGCTCGACCACCTGGTCGTAGACCGCCTCGTGGACCAGGAGTCGGCTCGTGGCGGTGCAGCGCTGGCCGGTGGTGCCGAAGGCGCTCCAGGTCACGGCCTGCTCCACCAGGTCCAGGTCGGCGTCGTCCATGACGATGACCGCGTTCTTCCCACCCAGTTCCAGGTGGACCCGCTTCAGCTGGGCGCCGGCGACCTGGTTGACATGCCGGCCCGACTCCACCGACCCGGTGAAGGAGATCAGGTGCACGTCGGGGTGGCGCAACAGGGCCTCGCCCACCGTCTCCCCGGGGCCGTAGACCAGGTTGAGCACGCCGGGCGGCAGGCCCGCCTCCTCGAAGATCCGCACCAGCTCGTAGGCCATCCAGGGCGTGTCGGTGGCCGGCTTGAAGACCACGGTGTTGCCGGCCACCAGGGCGGGCATGATCTTCCAGGTGGGGATCGCCATGGGGAAGTTCCACGGGGTGATGGCCGCCACCACCCCGATGGGCTCCCGCACCGCCATGGCGAACTTGTCCGGCATCTCCGCCGGCGTGGTGTAGCCCAGGAGGCGCCGCCCCTCGCCCGCCATGTAGTACGCCATGTCGATGCCTTCCTGCACGTCGCCGCGGGCTTCGGGCAGCACCTTGCCCATCTCCTGGGTCATCTTGCGCGCCAGCTCTTCCTTGCGCTCGCGCAAGAGCTCGCCCACCCGGTAGAGGATCTCCGCCCGGCGCGGGGCGGGCACCTTGCGCCACTTGGCGAAGGCCGCCTTGGCGGCGGCGACGGCCTCCGCCACGTCCTCCTCGGTGCCCACCGCGGCCCGGCCCAGCACCTCGCCCGTGGCGGGGTTGACGTTGTCGACGTACCGGCCCGAGCGCGGCTCGGTCCAGCGGCCGTTGATGTAGTTCCGGTAGACGGTCACGCCGCTCCCCCCTTGGGGCCAGACTTCGCGGCCGGCGGGGGGCGATCCTGCGGCGGGGGCGGCTGGGGTGTCGCGCCGCGGCCGGCTCGCGGGGCCGCGCGGGCCGGGGCGGGGACCGGCCCGCGCGGCCCCTGCGCTGGGAACCGGCGGGGGCCGTCCTGGGTCTCACGTTCCGCCCGCTCCCGCCGAACCTCCAGCCGCCCCTTGTGCGGCCCGTCGCGCCGGCGCCGCGGAGGCCTCCAGGGCCGCGAGGAGTTCGTCCACCGTCACCGGTCGCAGCCCCCGGGCGGCCAGGCGCTGCAGCAGTTCGGGCAACGCCTGCACCGTGCCCGGCTGGGTGGCGTGGAGCATCAGGATGGCGCCGTTGTAGGCGCTGGCCGCCACCCGGGCCGCCAGCTGGTCGGGCGGCTGGGGGGGCACGTCCTGGGCGCCGATGTTCGTCCACAGCAGCACCTGGTGGTCCTCGGCATGGGCCCAGCGGAAGACGTCCGCCTCCCGCAGCGCGCCCGGGGGTCGGTAGTAGAGCGAGCGCCGGCCCGTCAACCGGGCGATCAGGGCGGCCGTGCGCCGGATCTCGGCACGGGTGGCCGCCGCACCCAGCTCCTGCGGGCTGCGATGGCTCCACCCGTGATTCTCCACCTGGTGGCCGCGGCGGGCCAGTTCCTGGACCAGCTGGGGATGCTGCTGCATCTTGGCGCCCTCGAGGAAGAAGGTGGCCTTCGCCCCCGCGGTGTCCAGGGCGTCCAGCAGGGCGGGCCAGGTGGCCGGATCCGGGCCGTCGTTGAAGGTCACCGCCACGATCCCGCCGCCGGCGCGGTCCGCCGCTCCCCGGCGCCGGGCGGCGTCCCCCGCCCCACCGGATGCCGCTCCGCGCCCGGAGGCGCCCGCTTCGATGCGGTCTCCCGCGGTCGCCTGCGGGTTCGTGATCGGGCCGCCGCCGGCGCCGTCGGCTCCCGATCCGGACGAACCGGCCCCGCCGTCGGCCGGGTCGCCGCCCGCCCCGGGCGCGCCGGCCGGGATCCGCAACCGCTGGCCGGCGCGGATGCGCGCCGGGTCGTCCAGCCCGTTGAGCCGCGCAAGCTCCTGCACGCTGACCCCGTAGCGGCGCGCGATGCGGTAGAGGGTCTCCCCCCGCTGGACCACGTGGACCGTCGGCTGCGCCGCCAGCACCGCGTCGGGACGCCGGCCGGCCGCGGCCGATGGCGCCGGGGCGTGGGCGTCCCGGGCCTCGGTGCCCCGGCCGGCCGCCAGGGCGGTGACGGCCTGGGGCGTGGCGGCCACCTCCCGCCACAGCTGCCCGGCGCCCCACCCGGCCGTGGCCGCGATCAGGAGGGCGACCACCACGGGGATCCAGGGCTCGGTGCGCCGCGGCCCACCGGGCCGGGGCGCGCCCGCCCGCCGGGCGACGGTGGGACGGTTCGCCGCCGATGGCGCGGGCTCCCTCGGGTCCGACGCCGTGCCTGACGCGGCCCCCGCGCGGGATGCCCGGGCCCGGGGTGGCTGGGCGGCGCCGGGCGACGACGGTGCGGAACGACGGGTGATCACGCCCGGCTGGCCTCCCATCGCCGTCACAGCAGCATGCCGACCACGCCGCCGATGGCGCCGAGGACGAATCCCAGCACCATGCGCGGTCCCAGGTGTGCCAGCGGTGATCCGTCCCCCGGGAACAGCCAGTGCCCGAGGACGCTGCCGACCAGCACGTAGAGCAGGCCGGCCGCCCCCCCGTGGAGCCACCCCTTGTGGTCCGCCCAGCGCGCGGCCACCAGGCCGCCGGCGGCGGTGGCCACCGTCCCCAGGTAGTAGAGCAGGGCTTCGAGCTGGTATTCGTGCAGCGCGGTGAGGTACACCGCCAGGGCCAGGACGCCCGACGCCAGCAGCACCAGCACCAGGGCGACGGCGGCGCCGACGGCCGGCGCGCGGGCGTCGAAGGGCGGGGGCGTCCGGTACCGCTCCTTGACGCCGGCTCCCTGCACGATCCGATCCCCCCTCGCCGGGACGGGTGCCGACGGGCCTCGCCGAGACGGCTGCCGACGGGGTGCGATCCCTACGGACGATGGATATGGCGGCGGGGATCGGTGTAGAACGGCGGATCAAGGGCCGAGCCGGCGCGAACGCGCCGGCTCGGCCAGGCCGTGGCCCGGGGGATCGGAGGCATGGGGCGATCGGCGTACGACCGCGACGACGGGGTCCGTGGTCCCGATCCGGCGGACCGGCCGGGGCGCTGGACCCTGCCGGTGCCACCCCGATCGAGACCCGTTCGTAGCGTGGCCGGAGGCATCTGCCGCTAGCCTAGAAAAAACCGGCCGGCAAGGCGGCCGCGGGTCGAAGCCTCTCGGTCCGCCGCCGGGGGGCCCGGCACATAGCCTCCCCGTCCAGGCGCCGGCCGCGGGTCGTCGGCCTCTGTCGCCGGCGCGCCGGGCGCGGCGGCCCGGGCACCGGCCCGCGCGGGGGAACGCCCCGGCCCGTGGACGGGGAGCCGCCACCGGCCCGGGCGCGTCGCGCCGGCCACCGGCCCGTGCGCGGCGGCCCGGGCATCGGCCCGCCCGGGGAGCGCCAACCGGCCCTGCGCGCGGGGCAGCGCCCGCCGACGCCGCCCGGTCCCCGGACGCCCTTCGGGCGTGACGGGTTGCGGGCCCGTCGCCCTCCGACCCGCGCGCAGCCCGCCCCCGCGCGCAAGCGCCGCTCAAGCGCGGCGGGCGGGCGTGCCCGTGCGACCGCCGAGGCCGGCCTCCAGCTCCTCCATCCAGCCTTCCAGGTGGGCCAGGGTCCGGCGGTCCGTGAGCTGGAGCTGCAGCGGCGTGATGGACACGTAGCCGGCGCGGACGGCGCCGACGTCGGTCTCGACGGAGGGCGGCTCCTCCACGGGTTCGCCGGCCAGCCAGTAGTACGGCCGACCGCGGGGGTCCACCCGCTTCTCGAAGCGGTCGCGATAGCTGCGCCGGCTCAGCACCGTCAGCGCCACGCCCGCCATCTGGGTCGTCGGCAGGGGCGGGACGTTGACGTTGAGCAGGACCCCGCGCGGGAGCCCCTTCTTGGCCACCATCGCGGCCAGGTGCGCCGTGAAGGCGGCGGCAGGGCCGTAGTCCGGATCGTCCCAGGCGGCCAGGCTGACGGCGATGGCGGGCACGCCCATGATCACGCCCTCGATGGCCGCCGACACGGTGCCCGAGTACAGCACGTCGAAGCCGAGGTTGCCGCCGCGGTTGATCCCGGAGATCACCAGGTCGCACGGACCGGGGAGGACCGCCAGGAGGCCAAGCTTCGTGCAGTCGGCCGGCGTCCCGTTGACCGCGTAGACCGGCGAACGGGCCCCCGGGATGTCCACGGGGTCCAGGTACAGGGGCTTGTGGAGCGTGATGGCGTGGCCCGACGCGCTGCGCTGGCGGTCGGGTGCGACCACGTAGACCTCCCAGTCCGTCCGCTCCTCGAGGATGGCGCGCAGCGCCTGGATCCCCCGGCTGTAGACGCCGTCGTCGTTGACCAGTAGTACCCGCAACGCTGGTGCCTCCCGGCCTCTCGGACTCCCGTCGCGCGCCGGCCCGCCGACGCCGCCATCCCGCGCGTCGGCGATCGCCGGTATCCGCCATGGTACCACATCGCACCGGCCCATCGCAGGCCCTGGCGGCGTGGTCCGAGCCGAAGGGGAGCGATGCGGTCGCCGGCGGACGGCGTCCCCTGACCGGGGCGCAGGCCGGTCGGGGGTGGGCCGCCCGGCCTCGTCATCCGGGCCCCTGCTGCCCGGGCTCGGCGGCGGGGCGGGTGCCGCCGGCACCGGGTCCCCGTGGGCGCCGGGGGACGGGGTGCCGCAGGTGGCAGGTGTCGTTGAGGTAGCGCAGGAGCGGCGGTCGACCCTCCCGCAGCTCGACGGCGGTGACGCTGGCGTTGTCGATGAGCAGGCGCGGGCGCAGGGTCAGCGGCAGGTCCAGCAGCCGGCAGAGCAGGGCCTTGACCGTCCCGCCATGGGCCACCACGGCCAGCTGGCGGAGCCCGGGCCGGGCGAGCCGCTCGGCGACGGCCGCCCACGCGCGCTCGCCCAGCTCCCGGAAGGTCTCCCCGCCCGTGGGCCGTCCCTCCGCCGGGTCCGCCCGGTACGCGGCGTAGTCGTCGCCGAAGCGGGCGCGGATCGTCGCCAGCGGCAGCCCCTCCCACTGGCCGAAGGACATCTCGCGCAGGCGGCCATCGGCCTCCAGCGGCACCGGCGGCCGGCGGCTCGCCGCCAGGGCGCGGGCCGTCTCAAGCGCGCGGCGGAGGTCGCTGGTGAGCACGAGGTCCAGGGGGGTGCGGGCGAAGCGCCGCGCCAGCTGGCGCGCCTGCTGTCGCCCCCGGGCCGACAGGGCCACGTCCCGCTGGCCCTGGTAGAGGCCGGCCCGGTTCCACGTCGTCTCGCCGTGCCGGATCAGATAGACGGTGATGCCCATCGCACCCTCCCGCCCCTCCTCGGGCGAGGAGACGCCGACCAACGGCGCGAGCCCGCCGGCGCGGGGCGACCCGCCGGTGCGGGCGCCGGCGGGGCCTCCGAGGGCGGTGCCGCCAGGGAGCGTCGGCGCCGGCGCCGTTCGCGGGCGGCGGGGCGGGGTCCGAGAGGAAGGTCGCGCCCGCCAAGGAATCCCCAGGGAGGAGGAGGTCGAGCCCCATGGCCCTGGAGATCCTCTGCACCGTCCCCCTCTCGCCGGAACAGGCGGCGCGCGTCCAGGCGGCGGCGCCGGGGGTACGGCTGCACCTCTTGCCCGGCCGGGTTCGTCCGGAACAGCTGGACGAGGCCTTCGCCCGCGCCGAGGTGGCCTTCCTCTTCGGGCGCGAGCTGACCGGCGCCCGCCTGGCCGCCGCCCGACGTCTCCGCTGGATCCAGTGTGCCTACGCCGGGGTCGACGCGATGCTCGGGGCGGTGCCGGAGCTCCGCTGGCACCCCGTGGTGCTGACCAACGCCCGGGGCATGCACGCCGCCACCATCGCCGACCACGTCTTCATGTTCATGCTCGCCTGGGCCCGTCGGCTGCCGGCCTACCTCGACCAGCAGCGGCGCCGGGAGTGGCGCCGTCTCCCCATGCGCGAGTTGGCCGGCGAGACCGTGGCCGTCGTCGGCCTGGGCGCCATCGGCCGCGAGGTGGCGCGGCGGGCCCGGGTGTTCGGCATGCGGGTCCTGGCCTGCCGGCGCCACCCCGCGCCGGAGGAGGGCATCGAGGCGGTGGTCGGGCCCGCCGACCTCCGCCGCATCTTGGCCCCGGCCCACTGGGTGGTGGTCAGCGCGGCGCTGACGCCGGAGACCCGCCACCTGATCGGCCGGGAGGAACTGGCGGCGATGCGGTCCGACGCCTTCCTGATCAACGTCGCCCGCGGCGCCGTGGTGGACGAACAGGCCCTGCTGGAGGCCTTGCGCCAGCGGCGCATCGCGGGCGCCGGCCTGGACGTCTTCGCGGAGGAGCCGCTTCCGCCCGACCACCCGCTGTGGACCCTGGACAACGTGCTCATCACGCCCCACAACGCGGGCGCCATGCGCGACTACACCGGCGCGGCGCTGGAGCTGTTCCTCGACAACCTGGGCCGGTTCGTCCGCGGTGAACCGCTGCGCAACGTGGTCGACAAGGAACGGGGCTACTAGGGCGTCCCGTCCGCGGCCCCACCCCGGGCCAGCCGCGCCAGGCGTCGAGCTCGCTCCTCCACCTCGTGCTCGACCCGTTCCAGGTCCACGGTGAGCAGCTCCCCGCCGTCCACCAGCACCTTGCCGTGGACCAGGACGGTGTCCACGTCCGACGCCTTGGCGGAGTAGACCACCAGGCTGGTCAGGTCGTGGCGCGGGCGCAGGTGCGGCGCCCGCAGGTCGAGGACGACGATGTCCGCCAGATAGCCGGGCGCCAGGCAGCCCAGGCGGTCGAAGCCCAGGGCGCGGGCCCCGCCCACCGTGGCCATGCGCAGGACCTGCCACGCCGGCAGGACGGTGGCGTCGTACCGGCTCACCTTCTGCAGGCTGGCCGCCAGCCGCATCTCCTCGAAGAGGTCCAGGTGGTTCGTGCTGGCGGCGCCGTCGGAGGCCAGGCCGACCGTCACGCCGGCGGCCAAGAGGTCGGGCACCGGCGCGATGCCGCTGGCCAGCTTGCAGTTGGAGATCGGGTTGTGGGCCACCGCCACGCCGTGTTCCGCGAGAATCGCGATGTCGTCCGCGTCCACGTGCACGCAGTGGGCGGCCAGGGTCGGGTGCTGGAAGACGCCCAGGTCGGCGAAGTGGCGGATGGGGCTCTTGCCGTACTGGGCGCGGATCTGCTCCACCTCGGCCCGCGTCTCCGCCAGGTGGGTGTGGATGGGACAGCCCAGGGCGGCCGCCGCCTCGAGCACCCGGGCGAGGAAGGGCGGTGGGCAGGTGTAGGGGGCGTGGGGCGCCAGGGCGCAGCGGATGCGGCCGTCGCCGGCCCCCTGGAACGACGCCACCAACGCCTTGCCCTCGGCCAGGGCCTGGTCGGCGCCGGGGGCCACGCCGATCAAGCCCCGGGAGAGGTGGGCCCGGACCCCGGTCTCCACCACCGCCTGGGCCACCCGATCCATGAAGAAGTACATGTCGGCGAAGGTGGTGACCCCCGCCAGCAGCGACTCGGCGATGGCCAGGAGCGTCCCCCAGTAGACGTCGTCCCCCGTCAGGTGGGCCTCGGCCGGCCAGATGTGCCGTTCGAGCCAGGGCATGAGGGGCACGTCGTCGGCGTAGCCGCGCAACAGCGACATGGCGTGGTGGGTGTGGGCGTTGACCAGGCCGGGCAGCACGGCCTTGTCGCGGGCGTCGATGCGGCGGGTGGGCTGCCAGGCGGGATCGAGCCCGTCCCGCGGGCCCACGTAGGCGATGCGCTCGCCCTCGATGGCCACCACGCCGTCTTCCACCACCTGGAAGGGGCCGTCGCCCTCGCCGGCGAACACCCAACCCCCTTCGATCAGCACCCGTGACGGCATCGCCGCCTCCTCCCTCCTCCCCGGGTCCGTCCGCGCCCGATGCGGAACCCCGCGTCCCCCCTGCGCCGTCCCCGACCCGCCGGCGGGCGGCGGCCGGACCTTCCGGCGTGGTTCGGCGCCGCCGCGCGGTCCCGCCCCGGACGTCGGCGGAGCCGCTCCCGCCCCTGCGGATGCGCCGGATCGGCCTGGGCGGACGGCGGGGCGCGGGTCGCGGGGTCCCGTCGATCCGGCCCTCAGGCCGTCCCCTCCCGCCAGCTGGCGAGATAGGCCACCTGCTCCGGACGGAGCCGGTCGATCCGGATGCCGCGCGCCTCGAGGTGGAGCGATGCCACCTCGCGGTCCAGCGCCTCCGGCAACGGATGGACCCCCGGACCCAGCCGGTCCGCCTCGCGGTCGACCCACTCCAGGGCCAGCAGCTGGAGGCCGAAGGAGAGGTCCATGATCTCCGCGGGGTGCCCGTCGCCGCCGGCCAGGTTGACCAGCCGCCCGTCGGCCAGGAGGTGCAGCCGCCGCCCGTCGTCGAGGACATAGGTGCGGACGCCGGGTCGCCCCTCCTCGACGCGTCGCGCCAGCGCCTCGAGATCGGGCTTGCGGATCTCCACGTCGAAGTGGCCCGCGTTGGCCAGGAGGGCGCCGTCCTTCATGCGGCGGAAGTGCTCGGCCACCAGGACGTCGCGGCAACCGGTGACGGTGACGAACACGTCGCCGAGGGCCGCGGCCTCCGTGGACGGCATCACCTGGTGGCCGTTCATCAGGGCCTCGTTGGCTCGGATCGGGTCGACCTCGCAGACGATCACCCGCGCCCCGAGGCCGCGGGCCCGCTCGGCCACGCCCTTGCCGCACCAGCCGTAGCCGCAGACCACGACGGTCTTCCCCGCCACCACCAGGTTCGTCAGCCGCATGATGCCGTCCCAGACCGACTGGCCCGTGCCGTAGCGGTTGTCGAAGCGCTGCTTCATGCGCGCGTCATTGGTGGCCACCATGGGGAAGGCCAGGACGCCGTCCCGCGCCATGGCCTGCAGGCGCAGGACGCCGGTGGTGGTCTCCTCGGTGCCGCCCCGGACGGAGCCGAGGCGGTCCCGGCGACGGGTGTGCAGGTGCGCCACCAGGTCGCCGCCGTCGTCCAGGACCAGGTGCGGCCCGAAGGCGACGGCGTCGTCGAGGAAGGCCGCGTACTCCGCGGGGGTGGCGCCGTGCCAGGCGTAGACCGCCACCCCCGCCTCGGCCAGGGCGGCGGCCACGTCGTCCTGGGTCGAGAGCGGGTTGGAGCCGCAGATCGCCACCTGCGCCCCCGCGCGGTGCAGGGCCAGGGCCATCCGCGCCGTCTTGGCCTCCAGGTGCAGGCAGATGGCGATCCGGCGCCCGCGCAGGCTCCCGCATTCGGCCAGCCGCCGCTCGAGGGCGGCCACCACGGGCATGTGCGGTTCGACCCACCGGATCTTCTGCCAGCCGGATGCGGCGCGGCCGGGGTCGCGGATCCGGCTGGGCGGCGGGCTGGCGGCGGCCGTCACGACTGCGTCTCCCCCGACGGGTGGGGGCCCTGGGCCGCGGGGATGCGGAGCGGGGCCGGCGTGGCCACGCAGCGGCAGGTGGGCGCGGCGGCCAGCGCGGGCAGGGCCTCGAGGATCAGCCGCCGCAGGTTGGCGCCGTTGGCCGCCATGACCTCCAGCACCTCCTCATGGGTCAGCGGCTGGCCCGCCATGCCCGCGGCGTAGTTGGTGACCATGGCCACCGTGGCGTAGCACAGCCCGGCCTCCCGCGCCAGCACCACCTCGGGCACGCTGGTCATGCCCACCACGTCGCCCCCCAGGCGCTCGAACATGCGGATCTCGGCGGGCGTCTCGAAGCGGGGGCCCTCGGTGCACACGTACACGCCGCCGTTGGTGACCGCCAGGCCCAGGGCGGCACCCGCCTCGGCGAGACGGGCCCGGATCTCCGGGCAGTAGGGCTCGGTGACGTCGACGTGGACGACCCCCTGCTCGCCCCCCTCGAAGAACGTGGCGACCCGGTTCTTCGTGAAGTCCAGGAACTGGTCCACCAACACGAAGTGCCCGGGGGCCAGCGCCCGGCGCAGGGAGCCCACGGCCGCCGTGGCCACGACCCGTCGTACCCCCAGGGCGGCCAGGGCGTAGATGTTGGCGCGGTAGTTGATCCGGTGGGGTGGCACCGTGTGCCCGGCGCCGTGCCGGGCCAGGAACACCACCTCCAGGCCGCGGAACGTCCCGATTCGGACCGTCGCGCGGCCGTAGGGCGTCACCACCGTCTCCTCCCGCACGTCCTCGAGGATCGCGGGGTCGTAGACCCCCGTCCCGCCGATGATGGCCAAGCGCACGGACCGGTTCCTCCCTTCGCCACCGTCGCCGGTCGGAGCCGAGGCTCCGGTGGTGCTGCCCGCCGCCTCTCCGCCGGCGCCCACCGCCGGGCCGGTCGCCGCCGGCGGCCCCCCACCCTCCCGGCGCATGGCCTCGACCAGGCGCTCCAGCGAGCGCAGCAGCCCCTGCCGATCCGCCGGCTCCAGGTGGGCCAGGACCCGCGCCAGGTAGGCGCGGCGCGCCTCCAGTACCGCGTCCATCAGCTCGCGGGCGCGGGGCAGCAGGCGCAGCCGGATCACCCGCCGGTCGTCGGGGTCGCGCACCCGCTGGACCAGTTGCTGCCGCTCCAGGCGGTCCACCAGATCGGTGACCGTGCTGGAGGCCAGATAGAGGTGCTGGCAGAGCTCCCCCATGGTCAGGTCCGGGTGGCGCATCAGGACCAGGAGGGCGTCGAACTGGGGCGGGGTGATGTCGAAGCGCTCCAAGATGGCGCGGCCGTGATGCCGGACCAGCGTGGCCACCGCCCGCAGGTGCTGCTCGGCGGCCGCGACCAGTCCGTCGCCGCATCCCTCGTCCCTTCGGGTCATGGGTGGCCTCCGTGCCGCCGGACCGGGGCGGTTGGGGCGGGGCGTGCGCCGCGCTGCGCGAGGGCGCCACCGGTCCCACCGCCGCGGGTGCGGACCTGGCGGCCGCGCCGGCGGCGGCGCCGCCCGTGGCCCAGCCCCCGTCCGGTCTCGCCTGCCCTGCGGTCGGGGATCTCAGCCGCGGTCGTACAGCCAGGCTTCCCTATGATTTTCCCAGTCCAGCAGCTCATCCTGCCGGAACCAGAGGTCGATCTCCCGCCGGGCGCTCTCGACGGAGTCGCTGCCGTGCACCAGGTTGAAGCCGATGTCGTTGGCCAGGTCGCCGCGGATGGTGCCCGGCGCCGCCTTGGCGCCGTCGGTGGGTCCGAGGAGGTTGCGCACCACGGCCACCGCCTCGCGGCCCTCCCAGACCATGGCCACCACCGGCGCCGAGGTGATGAAGCGGATCAGGCCCGGGAAGAACGGCTTGCCCTCATGGGCGGCGTAGTGGCGGCGCGCCAGCTCCTCGCCGACCCGCACCATCTTCAGCGCCACCAGCTTGAGGCCCTTGCGCTCGAGGCGTGCGATGATCTCGCCCACCAGGCCGCGCTGCACGCCGTCGGGCTTGACCATCACGAAGGTACGCTCCACAGGGCATCCTCCTTCGCTCGCGTCGGTCGCCCCCGTCCGCTGCCGGCGCGATGCAAGACCCCGGGGCGGTGCGGCGCCGGGCGGCCCGGACGCAAAAAAAGAAGTGCGGTCGAACCGCACTTCCGCCGCCCCGGCCGGGGTCCGCCCGTCACCAGTCAACCGGCGGCATCCCGGCGCAGGGCCACCGGCTGCAGCTTCGGGGTGTCGTGCTCGTCCAGGATGCCGCGCTGGGTCTCCGTCGCCGCGACGCGGCCCGCCCGCAGGTGCTCGAAGATGTAGTGGCACGCGTCCCACGGGTCGACGTGGTCGCCGCAGGTGAAGACGTCGATGGCGGCGTAGCCCAACTCCGGCCACGTGTGGATCGTCAGGTGGGACTCGGAGATCACCACGACCCCACTGACGCCCTGGGGGGCGAACTTGTGGAAGGCGACCTGACGAATCTCGGCCCCGGCGGCCAGCGCCGCCTCAACCATGATCGACTCCACCAGGTTCACGTCGTCCAGCACCGCCGGGTCGCAATCGTAGGCCTCGGCCAGGATGTGCCGCCCAAGCGCCCGCATGCGCCTCGCCCCCTTTTCGTGACCGAGTTTCACAACCTTTCCGCCGCCAGACGGCGTCAGATTCGGGAATCCAAAAGCACAAAAGCGGATTCCCCGGCTGGTCCCGCGAGAACCAGGATTCATTGTAGCAACCTGCCCCGCCGTGTCAACAACGGGGAGCCGGTTCGACCGGGCCCCGTCCCGGCGGGTCGGCCCCCGCCTCCCCCGCCACCAGGGCGAGGAGCAGGGTCGCCCCGTAGACCAGGGTGGTGGCGGCGGCCACGATCCCGCTGTCGTTCAGCACCAGGGCGGCCAGGCTACCCGCCCCCACCGCCGCCAGGCCGCGCACCGCCTCGGGTACCCTGCGCTCCAGCCGTCGGATCACGGCGGCGCGGCGATAGATGACGAAGGCGTAGACGAAGACCAGCATGACAAATAGGTAGCTCCAGTTGGTGTAGCGCATCAGCCGCAGGTTCATCGCCACCTTGCGGCCCACCACGTCCGCCAGCGCCTCCGGTCCCACGCCCCGCACCTGCTCCCACGTGGTCAGGACGTGACTCGCCCCCATGCCCATCTGTCGGTCCAGCAGCGCCATCAGCAGGCCCACGCCGACGGGCACGGCCAGGAGGACCAACACCGCTCCCGCCCGCCGCCGCAGGGACCGGTGGGCCGCCAGGCTCGCGGCCAGGGTTGGACCGCAGGCGGCGACGGCGGCCGACAGGGCGCCGCCGAAGTTGCTGCCCTGCCGCGGATCGGCCAGCAGCAGCGCCACCGCCGCCAGGCTGAGGGGAACGGCCCGGGAAGCCGCGGCGGTGCCCCCGGCTGCGAGGCCGCGGCGGGACGGCTCCGGCGGCGCCGGGGCCGTCCCGCCGCCCGCCTCCCTCCCCCCGTGCTGGCGGCGCCGGCCTTCGGCCCAGGCCGCCGCGGCCACCGCGGCGGCACCGATCAGCACGCCCATGTACTCGTTGCCGAGGCCGTAGTAGCGGGCGCCGCCGATGGGCGAGTACCCGAAGGGCGTGAGCTGCGCCAACCATCCCCCCGCCAGGAGGTCGGCGACGACGACGGCCACCGTCCACGCGCCCACGGCCCCGAAGGCCGCCACGGGGTTCGCCGTCAGGCGCCGTGCGGCGGCGGCCGCGGCCAACGCCAGCCCGGCGGCCAGGACCACCGACGGCGCCCCCGACC
The sequence above is drawn from the Thermaerobacter sp. FW80 genome and encodes:
- a CDS encoding adenosylhomocysteinase — encoded protein: MTAAASPPPSRIRDPGRAASGWQKIRWVEPHMPVVAALERRLAECGSLRGRRIAICLHLEAKTARMALALHRAGAQVAICGSNPLSTQDDVAAALAEAGVAVYAWHGATPAEYAAFLDDAVAFGPHLVLDDGGDLVAHLHTRRRDRLGSVRGGTEETTTGVLRLQAMARDGVLAFPMVATNDARMKQRFDNRYGTGQSVWDGIMRLTNLVVAGKTVVVCGYGWCGKGVAERARGLGARVIVCEVDPIRANEALMNGHQVMPSTEAAALGDVFVTVTGCRDVLVAEHFRRMKDGALLANAGHFDVEIRKPDLEALARRVEEGRPGVRTYVLDDGRRLHLLADGRLVNLAGGDGHPAEIMDLSFGLQLLALEWVDREADRLGPGVHPLPEALDREVASLHLEARGIRIDRLRPEQVAYLASWREGTA
- the mtnP gene encoding S-methyl-5'-thioadenosine phosphorylase, whose amino-acid sequence is MRLAIIGGTGVYDPAILEDVREETVVTPYGRATVRIGTFRGLEVVFLARHGAGHTVPPHRINYRANIYALAALGVRRVVATAAVGSLRRALAPGHFVLVDQFLDFTKNRVATFFEGGEQGVVHVDVTEPYCPEIRARLAEAGAALGLAVTNGGVYVCTEGPRFETPAEIRMFERLGGDVVGMTSVPEVVLAREAGLCYATVAMVTNYAAGMAGQPLTHEEVLEVMAANGANLRRLILEALPALAAAPTCRCVATPAPLRIPAAQGPHPSGETQS
- the speD gene encoding adenosylmethionine decarboxylase, whose product is MRALGRHILAEAYDCDPAVLDDVNLVESIMVEAALAAGAEIRQVAFHKFAPQGVSGVVVISESHLTIHTWPELGYAAIDVFTCGDHVDPWDACHYIFEHLRAGRVAATETQRGILDEHDTPKLQPVALRRDAAG
- the ndk gene encoding nucleoside-diphosphate kinase, giving the protein MERTFVMVKPDGVQRGLVGEIIARLERKGLKLVALKMVRVGEELARRHYAAHEGKPFFPGLIRFITSAPVVAMVWEGREAVAVVRNLLGPTDGAKAAPGTIRGDLANDIGFNLVHGSDSVESARREIDLWFRQDELLDWENHREAWLYDRG